The genomic segment TTACATGAGAATGAGAAACTCTCTGTTAAGGCAACTCTGTATAATTGAAGCATAGACCTACATTCTGTCCAGAGCTTATTGAAGTACAAATGTCTGCAGCGATTCTTTTGTTTCAACACCTTTTCTTTGCGTATCTGCAGAAACTTGAAACCGAttcttctttccttctctttttcacttAAGAACAAATACCCACCACAGCCAAGTCACACCAATTGAAACAAAAGTTGCAGTTGCTATCTCTGATGAGACGACTCTCTTTCCAGCTTCACCTAAACACAGAAAAACTGATCATTAAGTTCATAACCTAATCTGACCTAAATCATTTATTCGCGTGTTGTTCTAGTTTAAATTCATAACTCTAAAACACTTCAAAGAACTGTAATATGTAGCATTACCTTTTTTTATCGTAGAAGCTGTAGGACTAACATTTGCTTCGGGTGCCGGAGAATCCATTCTGTAGAAAGGATAGAGCTCATACCTAAAGTTACAACTTGGATACAAAACTCTTCCTCCTTGGCTTCCAGGACAACACCATGAAAGGTCCCCTATCACATCACTGAGACACCTTCTGCAATCTTGGGGTGATAAATCCGGTGTGCACTGAGTCAGACAGTAGAGGGTCTGAAACCCAGAGATATTAGCTTGTTTTGTGGCGTATAACTTATCAACATTAGAAGAATTCGCTGCCTCGTCTGCGGTTTCATTCAAGGTGGTGTACAACAAGCGCAAGAAGCTTTTTGTGTCAGAAATGTTGGCGGTGTTCCGCAGACGCATTCTGGGCCTTGTCTCCACCGTGGAGAAGAAGTTCCTGTTGGAATATCGAACCAAACATTCGTCATACCAAATTATAGCGCTTTTCGCAAACTTGCATGTATCTGTGTTTTGGTTGCCGAGTCTTTGTGTCGCGTTCAGGACACACTGTTGACAGAGTTGAGGGGGCACGTCGCCGCGGCAGAGGAAGAGACCGTAGACTGTGTCGGAGGGGCTTCCGCCGGATACTGTGGCGTTGCGAAATTGGGTGTTTCGGGTGGCAAGGGAAGATAGGGAAGACAAGAGGGTGCGGAGGTTGAGTTGGAAAGTGGTGTTGGAGGTGAAGGTTTCGTTGGTTGTGCAATTTTGGCGAAGGAATATAGGGTCATCTGATGCGTGGACAGTGGTAAAGATAAGAAACATGAAGAAGAGAGCATGTTTCAAGGAAAAAAGGGCCATGCTGTGaaggtgtttgtgaaaatgCCAAGTTGGGGGCGTCGGATTGTTGATTCAATCGATAAAATTTACCACAAAACACGTGGTGGCATTCTACCTTTTCTTGATGCATGGCAAGTCAATGAAGCAAGTCAATGAAGCAAGTCAAGCTATTGTTCTCTCCTCatccacattttttttaataaagctctgtaatcttatttttccttatgtttttaaaaaatttaaagcaCCATGCAcgaattttgcattttttttttcatttcattttacaaTTCTTAAAACACCTAACAACAACTTTGAAATTTGactttatatttagttaatgatttttattaccGTTAAACATTATAGTATATTACTTAACTTTATAATAGTAATTGAGAGACAAACTATTTAAACATAATTGAAGACAAAAAAAGAAGTACCGCCATTATTACACTATCCAACCAGCAACCAaccttctttttttataataagttcaataatattttttatctatatatttatgataataattcaatatttcctttttatttttttagtaaatgtGGTCTTATATATTTCAGAAAGacttaaagtaattattttataagtgttaATTTGGTTTAGAGACAATGACCTGACATctactaatataataaatataattatttactcttttaatgttttttgtgTTCATTGTTAAATTCGAGaggaaattattttaatgaattaaattaagtattttcagaaaaaaatatatatgaattacgttgaattaaaaataaatagaaaaacattgAATCATTACTGGGAAAAATAATATCACTTACGTAGAATAAGCGTGAGCTTGTAAGAGACGAAAATAGTCTTGATTTTTTAATTGCTTTGTCACATTCATtcttttttaaccttttttttagaGATAAAGATTAATAATGTTGGTAATTAATAATGGTGCAACAattttatatcatttgtttacatgcaaaataaaagtgttttaaCAAGAGAAATTTGACTACACTACTTTACAACAGTCAAGAATGGACTCTAGTAACATtgattctaaaatattattaattaagatcTACCATTGAGAACTATTGAAATATTTAGTTTGGTAGAATTAATTTTGATACAATTATTTCAAACTATTAATCACAATTATGATGTATGTTTAAATTAATCCCAAATATAACTAGTAATTAAATCCAAATCAGCATGtcatattagaaaaaaaaaagtttacgCTAGGCATATGTTTAATTGAGTTTCTGAtatggataataaaaaaatgacttttacccattttaaaattaatttatatattttaacttaagagtaaattaatttgatttatttttctattttttcttttaattttttttataaaatttgatcgaaaattttaaagattaaaaagaacaagtaatataatgtaattaatttcataattaaaagaataaatgaatGAGTAATTTTTTATCAACTAGCCAactaattgaataaaaaaaatataactatctAATTTAAGAAGGATAATGAATGAAATGTCTAATTTTATGAAAAGATGAAGTTTAAAGTTTCTCTTATTAGTGTTTTGgatttttatcaacaaaattcGGTATTAATgtctgtttttatttctaattaattatttttaaggttataagtaaattaatttaatcaagCCCCATAatttctactattttttttctgcTATTCTTTAATTGATAGACTCCTTCTAAATTAAGCTATTCAGTTTCACCGGAtctaaatataataactataataaatgTCAATAATGGTCTAGtttctgtttttaattaatatttaaaaacaaataacgACTTTTAGATAATTATTAAGATAGTCTCGGAATTACCTTTTCGGTCTTATCATATGCCTTGCTATAGAAATTATGAGCAGCAGATGGAGGCAATCTTTCCAAGTGCACTTTTTATCATAATTAGAAATTTGCACAAGCTATAATGCAGTTTTGTTTTCCCTTCTTACATGAATTGAGGGGAAagttgcttttctttttttactttcataataatttatattacaaaccaatttcataattattaaataaataaatttaactgattaaaatcaaataaaatataataaattaaataatcataaaattaataataatattaataacatacataataaaaaaattataaacaataatataaataatataataaaaataacaataaattaaatataataataagaaatataactaacaataatcttctatttttactaaataaaatattttttaatccatTCAATCGTTCATtaactattataaatttttatctaaACTCTcttaattcaaacaaaattattctcagctatttttcttttcaaatccaTTTATTTCTATTCTTCCAGATCCCCACACATGCCTACTGTTCATCCCTAATTTCACTCTCTCACGTAATACTCAATGATACTCGTGGACCTTGAAATAAGTGGCTTCTTTCCTAAGTTGGAATTTCTTCATCTTAATTCAacct from the Vigna angularis cultivar LongXiaoDou No.4 chromosome 3, ASM1680809v1, whole genome shotgun sequence genome contains:
- the LOC108325834 gene encoding putative cysteine-rich receptor-like protein kinase 9, whose protein sequence is MALFSLKHALFFMFLIFTTVHASDDPIFLRQNCTTNETFTSNTTFQLNLRTLLSSLSSLATRNTQFRNATVSGGSPSDTVYGLFLCRGDVPPQLCQQCVLNATQRLGNQNTDTCKFAKSAIIWYDECLVRYSNRNFFSTVETRPRMRLRNTANISDTKSFLRLLYTTLNETADEAANSSNVDKLYATKQANISGFQTLYCLTQCTPDLSPQDCRRCLSDVIGDLSWCCPGSQGGRVLYPSCNFRYELYPFYRMDSPAPEANVSPTASTIKKGEAGKRVVSSEIATATFVSIGVTWLWWVFVLK